One Oryza glaberrima chromosome 11, OglaRS2, whole genome shotgun sequence genomic region harbors:
- the LOC127754179 gene encoding uncharacterized protein LOC127754179 isoform X1 translates to MYIKPSLFFSLTIYVLSVKVYIIILQRSQGNWNIAYIQQSALYSQRKRRSGQKRGGEQSPTLPVKERDDDVSSSELGPTSKDLSKVEALSLDDSPHASGSTDCVVVHVGNTGSDGLDSTFAQPAALEEAVSPSLSEEIREYEEYLKEHTFDSMEAAFEYLRTGQRVVLPKVEFSDDESSSEQFLLEKSEDQSTLEPEHDQSVVTQGQCDDSSFEEITQNGKKWMNEEVMVAFEKYITRRDDLKEYDYQFDELLHQCFNVEHYYKIFHHFNFTVKMKAPCSTDWTSVLYFAEVKELLGHKIYFCSPLEPNEDGNCYACKNQGMENLKHPIVGVFDRGFPTQVFPYTYSSGSEDEAWL, encoded by the exons ATGTACATAAAACCCagtctctttttttctctcacaaTATATGTGCTTTCGGTCAAAGTTTACATTATAATCCTACAACGTTCGCAGGGGAACTGGAACATAGCTTATATTCAACAGAGTGCTCTCTACTCACAGCGCAAACGGCGATCTGGACAGAAAAGAGGAGGAGAACAATCACCAACCTTACC GGTTAAGGAGCGTGACGATGATGTGAGTAGCAGTGAACTTGGCCCTACAAGTAAAGATCTGTCAAAAGTTGAGGCACTGTCACTGGATGACTCACCACATGCATCTGGTTCAACTGATTG TGTCGTGGTGCATGTTGGCAACACGGGCAGTGATGGACTTGATTCTACATTTGCACAGCCAGCAGCACTTGAGGAAGCTGTTTCGCCTTCGCT GTCAGAGGAGATACGCGAATATGAGGAATACTTAAAGGAGCATACCTTTGATAGTATGGAAGCAGCTTTTGAATATCTTCGCACCGGTCAGCGTGTAGTTTTGCCTAAGGTTGAATTTagtgatgatgaatcaagttcTGAGCAGTTTTTGCTAGAAAAATCTGAAGATCAATCAACACTGGAACCGGAACATGACCAGTCAGTTGTGACACAAGGACAATGTGATGACTCTTCTTTTGAAGAAATCACTCAGAACGGAAAAAAGTGGATGAATGAGGAGGTGATGGTAGCATTTGAAAAGTATATTACAAGAAGAGATGATCTTAAG GAATATGATTACCAATTTGATGAGCTGCTACATCAGTGCTTTAACGTGGAACATTATTATAAGATTTTTCATCACTTCAACTTCACTGTCAAGATGAAGGCGCCCTGTTCAACTGATTGGACGTCGGTGCTATATTTTGCCGAAGTGAAGGAATTATTGGGCCATAAAATTTACTTCTGCTCTCCTTTAGAGCCCAATGAAGATG GCAATTGTTATGCATGTAAGAACCAAGGGATGGAGAATTTGAAGCATCCAATAGTCGGCGTGTTTGATCGAGGCTTTCCAACTCAAGTGTTCCCCTACACATACTCGAGTGGCTCTGAGGATGAAGCGTGGCTCTGA
- the LOC127754179 gene encoding uncharacterized protein LOC127754179 isoform X3, with the protein MDGEAGGGRAGRGRGDRSTRRRPGRRGTQHPVSSSSPPVLDYYSIHDQTWVKERDDDVSSSELGPTSKDLSKVEALSLDDSPHASGSTDCVVVHVGNTGSDGLDSTFAQPAALEEAVSPSLSEEIREYEEYLKEHTFDSMEAAFEYLRTGQRVVLPKVEFSDDESSSEQFLLEKSEDQSTLEPEHDQSVVTQGQCDDSSFEEITQNGKKWMNEEVMVAFEKYITRRDDLKEYDYQFDELLHQCFNVEHYYKIFHHFNFTVKMKAPCSTDWTSVLYFAEVKELLGHKIYFCSPLEPNEDGNCYACKNQGMENLKHPIVGVFDRGFPTQVFPYTYSSGSEDEAWL; encoded by the exons ATGGacggcgaagccggcggcggccgagctggCCGGGGACGGGGAGACCGTTCCACTCGCCGTCGACCTGGCCGTAGGGGAACCCAACAccctgtttcttcttcttctcctcctgtCCTGGATTATTATAGCATTCATGACCAAACCTG GGTTAAGGAGCGTGACGATGATGTGAGTAGCAGTGAACTTGGCCCTACAAGTAAAGATCTGTCAAAAGTTGAGGCACTGTCACTGGATGACTCACCACATGCATCTGGTTCAACTGATTG TGTCGTGGTGCATGTTGGCAACACGGGCAGTGATGGACTTGATTCTACATTTGCACAGCCAGCAGCACTTGAGGAAGCTGTTTCGCCTTCGCT GTCAGAGGAGATACGCGAATATGAGGAATACTTAAAGGAGCATACCTTTGATAGTATGGAAGCAGCTTTTGAATATCTTCGCACCGGTCAGCGTGTAGTTTTGCCTAAGGTTGAATTTagtgatgatgaatcaagttcTGAGCAGTTTTTGCTAGAAAAATCTGAAGATCAATCAACACTGGAACCGGAACATGACCAGTCAGTTGTGACACAAGGACAATGTGATGACTCTTCTTTTGAAGAAATCACTCAGAACGGAAAAAAGTGGATGAATGAGGAGGTGATGGTAGCATTTGAAAAGTATATTACAAGAAGAGATGATCTTAAG GAATATGATTACCAATTTGATGAGCTGCTACATCAGTGCTTTAACGTGGAACATTATTATAAGATTTTTCATCACTTCAACTTCACTGTCAAGATGAAGGCGCCCTGTTCAACTGATTGGACGTCGGTGCTATATTTTGCCGAAGTGAAGGAATTATTGGGCCATAAAATTTACTTCTGCTCTCCTTTAGAGCCCAATGAAGATG GCAATTGTTATGCATGTAAGAACCAAGGGATGGAGAATTTGAAGCATCCAATAGTCGGCGTGTTTGATCGAGGCTTTCCAACTCAAGTGTTCCCCTACACATACTCGAGTGGCTCTGAGGATGAAGCGTGGCTCTGA
- the LOC127754179 gene encoding uncharacterized protein LOC127754179 isoform X2, whose translation MYIKPSLFFSLTIYVLSVKVYIIILQRSQGNWNIAYIQQSALYSQRKRRSGQKRGGEQSPTLPVKERDDDVSSSELGPTSKDLSKVEALSLDDSPHASGSTDCDGLDSTFAQPAALEEAVSPSLSEEIREYEEYLKEHTFDSMEAAFEYLRTGQRVVLPKVEFSDDESSSEQFLLEKSEDQSTLEPEHDQSVVTQGQCDDSSFEEITQNGKKWMNEEVMVAFEKYITRRDDLKEYDYQFDELLHQCFNVEHYYKIFHHFNFTVKMKAPCSTDWTSVLYFAEVKELLGHKIYFCSPLEPNEDGNCYACKNQGMENLKHPIVGVFDRGFPTQVFPYTYSSGSEDEAWL comes from the exons ATGTACATAAAACCCagtctctttttttctctcacaaTATATGTGCTTTCGGTCAAAGTTTACATTATAATCCTACAACGTTCGCAGGGGAACTGGAACATAGCTTATATTCAACAGAGTGCTCTCTACTCACAGCGCAAACGGCGATCTGGACAGAAAAGAGGAGGAGAACAATCACCAACCTTACC GGTTAAGGAGCGTGACGATGATGTGAGTAGCAGTGAACTTGGCCCTACAAGTAAAGATCTGTCAAAAGTTGAGGCACTGTCACTGGATGACTCACCACATGCATCTGGTTCAACTGATTG TGATGGACTTGATTCTACATTTGCACAGCCAGCAGCACTTGAGGAAGCTGTTTCGCCTTCGCT GTCAGAGGAGATACGCGAATATGAGGAATACTTAAAGGAGCATACCTTTGATAGTATGGAAGCAGCTTTTGAATATCTTCGCACCGGTCAGCGTGTAGTTTTGCCTAAGGTTGAATTTagtgatgatgaatcaagttcTGAGCAGTTTTTGCTAGAAAAATCTGAAGATCAATCAACACTGGAACCGGAACATGACCAGTCAGTTGTGACACAAGGACAATGTGATGACTCTTCTTTTGAAGAAATCACTCAGAACGGAAAAAAGTGGATGAATGAGGAGGTGATGGTAGCATTTGAAAAGTATATTACAAGAAGAGATGATCTTAAG GAATATGATTACCAATTTGATGAGCTGCTACATCAGTGCTTTAACGTGGAACATTATTATAAGATTTTTCATCACTTCAACTTCACTGTCAAGATGAAGGCGCCCTGTTCAACTGATTGGACGTCGGTGCTATATTTTGCCGAAGTGAAGGAATTATTGGGCCATAAAATTTACTTCTGCTCTCCTTTAGAGCCCAATGAAGATG GCAATTGTTATGCATGTAAGAACCAAGGGATGGAGAATTTGAAGCATCCAATAGTCGGCGTGTTTGATCGAGGCTTTCCAACTCAAGTGTTCCCCTACACATACTCGAGTGGCTCTGAGGATGAAGCGTGGCTCTGA